One Vallitalea pronyensis genomic region harbors:
- a CDS encoding helix-turn-helix transcriptional regulator, translating to MKIDRLMGILLILSREKKVTAPYLAEYFEVSKRTINRDIETLCMAGVPIITQQGHQGGISIQEGYKFDQAMLSKEELTKVLTGLNAIGSVDFTGDTGRILAKLRHGCSDDDDIFEIELGSFYTESISKKIEIIKKAVKSSKKVSFLYYSMLGKSCKKVEPYKIIYKWQNWYLYAFCDEKNDFRMYKMNRFWDLRLTHEGFESKRITESIVKKMNDIFPCHYMLRASFDKSVEYILVENYGHESYSKRDDGMLYFEMDFTNFEFMLSWILSFGDKVIVHEPVCLVERIKEIAAFNQKHYQ from the coding sequence ATGAAAATAGATAGACTCATGGGGATATTACTTATATTATCGCGGGAGAAGAAGGTAACAGCCCCATATTTAGCGGAATACTTTGAGGTATCCAAAAGAACTATCAATCGGGATATTGAAACCCTTTGCATGGCAGGGGTTCCCATTATTACGCAACAAGGGCACCAAGGTGGTATATCCATTCAAGAGGGTTATAAATTTGACCAAGCTATGTTAAGCAAAGAGGAGTTAACCAAGGTATTAACTGGCTTAAATGCAATTGGTAGTGTTGATTTTACAGGAGATACAGGTAGGATTTTAGCTAAACTGCGTCATGGTTGTTCTGATGATGACGATATTTTTGAGATTGAACTTGGCTCTTTTTATACGGAAAGTATTTCGAAAAAAATAGAGATAATTAAAAAGGCAGTGAAATCATCTAAAAAAGTAAGCTTTTTGTATTATAGTATGTTAGGAAAATCATGTAAAAAAGTTGAGCCTTATAAAATCATTTACAAATGGCAGAACTGGTATTTATACGCTTTTTGTGACGAAAAAAATGACTTTAGAATGTATAAGATGAATCGGTTCTGGGACTTAAGGCTAACCCATGAGGGTTTTGAATCGAAAAGGATTACGGAAAGTATTGTGAAAAAGATGAACGATATCTTTCCGTGTCATTATATGCTGAGGGCATCTTTTGATAAAAGTGTTGAATATATTTTAGTAGAGAATTATGGACATGAAAGTTATTCGAAACGTGATGATGGCATGTTGTATTTTGAAATGGATTTTACCAACTTTGAATTTATGCTGAGTTGGATATTAAGTTTTGGCGATAAAGTGATTGTACACGAACCTGTTTGTTTGGTTGAACGCATTAAAGAAATAGCAGCATTTAATCAAAAACATTATCAATGA
- a CDS encoding MATE family efflux transporter, with amino-acid sequence MKNNIDVTKGVIWKQVIIFFIPIVIGGFFQHLYAIVDAIIVGKGLGTLELSAVGGSASKLIVMITNFFIGVSSGITAYVSRYYGKKDFKMLKSITFNGVIMFAVLGILLSAIGIVFSNRFLNLLQTPVETMDLSNTYLKTYLFGIVFSILYNAFAGILRALGDSKRPLYVLIFCSFLNIVLDILFALVLRMGVFGVAFATVISQTISAIILARIIVKEINISMKQKVNIDFRIMRDIGAIGIPAGLQSMMFSLSNMVVQGAVNTFGAVSVAAWTVYVRVDSIVDILVTSLGNTVITFVGQNYGADKLHRVKQSVKQIMVISYVIVAAVIVAFMLTRYSLFSLFTNDIAVTNISISLIFVIMPMYLLTIPQQVFSQALRGLGKSFIPMILTLVGVVGTRLLWVNFVLPIKPSLTLLGACYPASALLMSIIFAVYYKRVLAKIA; translated from the coding sequence ATGAAAAACAATATCGATGTAACAAAAGGAGTTATATGGAAACAAGTCATTATATTTTTTATACCTATCGTAATCGGAGGATTTTTTCAGCACCTCTATGCCATTGTCGATGCCATTATTGTAGGTAAAGGTCTTGGGACATTAGAGCTTTCGGCTGTTGGTGGTTCCGCGTCCAAGTTAATTGTTATGATAACTAATTTTTTTATCGGCGTGTCTTCGGGTATCACAGCATATGTGTCCAGATATTATGGTAAAAAAGATTTTAAGATGTTAAAAAGTATCACATTTAATGGCGTGATCATGTTTGCTGTTTTGGGAATTCTATTATCGGCAATAGGTATTGTATTTTCTAATAGATTTTTGAATCTATTACAGACGCCAGTAGAAACAATGGACTTATCGAATACATATTTAAAAACCTATCTTTTTGGTATCGTGTTTTCCATTCTTTACAATGCTTTTGCAGGTATATTACGTGCCCTAGGGGATTCTAAAAGACCACTATATGTACTTATATTTTGTAGTTTTTTAAATATCGTATTAGATATACTATTTGCTCTCGTTCTTCGTATGGGTGTATTTGGCGTTGCATTTGCCACTGTCATTTCACAGACTATCAGTGCCATTATTCTAGCCAGAATTATTGTGAAAGAAATCAATATAAGCATGAAACAAAAAGTGAACATTGACTTTAGAATCATGCGAGATATAGGGGCTATTGGCATTCCAGCAGGGTTGCAAAGTATGATGTTTAGCTTATCCAACATGGTTGTACAAGGTGCCGTTAACACATTTGGAGCAGTATCCGTTGCTGCTTGGACAGTGTATGTGAGGGTCGATAGCATCGTTGATATTTTAGTTACATCCCTTGGAAACACCGTGATCACATTTGTAGGTCAGAATTATGGTGCCGATAAGCTCCATAGGGTTAAGCAATCGGTAAAGCAAATTATGGTAATCAGCTATGTTATTGTGGCTGCAGTAATAGTTGCGTTTATGCTGACACGTTATTCATTGTTTTCATTATTTACTAATGATATTGCCGTGACTAACATCAGCATCAGCCTTATATTTGTCATCATGCCCATGTACCTATTAACCATCCCACAACAAGTATTTTCTCAGGCACTTAGAGGTCTCGGCAAATCATTTATACCCATGATATTAACACTTGTTGGTGTGGTAGGAACCAGGCTATTGTGGGTGAATTTTGTTTTACCTATTAAGCCTAGCTTAACGTTGCTAGGTGCATGTTATCCTGCTAGTGCACTGCTTATGTCCATTATTTTTGCAGTGTATTATAAAAGAGTTTTGGCTAAAATAGCGTAA
- a CDS encoding DUF3795 domain-containing protein has protein sequence MKKEMIAPCGMNCELCIAYLAQKNDINKQGFHRTYCPGCRPRGQHCLHMANKCEKIGKGLVEFCYRCDDFPCTRLRALDKRYRTKYHMSMIENLEYIQKHGMKDFLQKEEDKWRCPECKENICCHNGLCMHCHLEVLKNNKKYCWDDSVK, from the coding sequence ATGAAAAAGGAAATGATTGCACCTTGTGGCATGAACTGTGAACTATGTATAGCCTATCTGGCACAGAAAAATGATATAAATAAGCAAGGCTTCCATCGCACTTACTGCCCTGGATGTAGACCCAGAGGTCAACATTGTCTGCATATGGCAAATAAATGTGAAAAGATAGGCAAAGGGCTTGTAGAATTTTGTTATAGGTGTGATGATTTCCCTTGTACCAGACTTAGGGCTTTAGACAAAAGATATCGTACCAAATATCACATGAGCATGATTGAAAACCTAGAATATATTCAAAAACATGGTATGAAAGATTTTTTACAAAAAGAAGAGGATAAATGGCGTTGTCCTGAATGTAAAGAGAATATCTGTTGTCATAATGGTCTATGTATGCATTGTCATTTAGAAGTCTTAAAAAATAATAAGAAATATTGTTGGGACGATTCGGTTAAGTAG